A window of Acropora muricata isolate sample 2 chromosome 3, ASM3666990v1, whole genome shotgun sequence contains these coding sequences:
- the LOC136911992 gene encoding tetratricopeptide repeat protein 41-like has translation MGKLRDGTSLSAARSQAARREVIRPFVCSTFQDFHRERDFLQECIFPQLNTLCNTRGISFLPVDLRWNKSQSHHNSEHVLRMCLDSIGRCAPFFICLLGNRYGVHRAAENEVKDPATEEWLNRNFETASACGYDWVLEEENRFNSITELEIVQASFRRKYDFGYFYFRSNTKMEANLQDPVDVSVKESLVSLNKPESQYAARKLRELKQQIIDTELPVRHFASLEELGEQLMKDWVAVIEVHYPSINPLIFPTTDSEVWHGWSAQEALASRHCNLFVKTPRIREIIEVLNLHAEVEQGIKRKSNMVAPTAAISTFMTSLPDSDKEILPPVLVLAGESGCGKSTCVSHWLKQFTSSHPQVAIIPHFVGCDSGSSDISNFMRRCTNELRHHYLDSDICDVIDIHDVSDFARVTEAFRAAISLGPCVIVLDGTNHLGHALDRPAHTVKETKWLPSFVPVSCRIIVTTTKADITYLELSKRKDAYCIDVPRFFDVKGKKDLLREYVGSNYKFLDAAVVSEVTSSNLAHLPMYYVALASELRILGAHKNSQRLLDSYTHAPTLFDLWSLIFRRWTHEYGWLRAAASRSPVPTMKAQVSRDRMNSGWIADVLRLIALSREGLSENEALSALKVMGYVNKYEVTKAHWEIFRLAAQHALMEMPSGLLTFSHQSARAAVEIALLGNLTSPSQERAISPFQESWERQKQQGHAVLASFFSKELSCRRTVNELPWQLRIGGNFEQLSSTICKPSMFLRLAGVRGEERGKIDFMLYWRILKQKGYKPEEILYQMCIKVEETLFNKTNESATGELDVISQKIAELSAVEDVCQKDDNEQLNQLEVALIHFSAGKFLIQDGNDIMAQNLFLSAYKMAYPVVSLSDIYLLFDIQESLGNLYLKLSETNKAVFWFNGALKAAKEIASKVDQTAMMGRILDQLAMCRLPNEVVLPVEVDEQSRASTWTAGRVNTNVTSEIQEFEGNNERHVSSTLDEALRHLKLANDVPGQSSVYFHMGLLAATQRRTGDAVCLFHKSLKMRKEWYGLSHPLVAEIHDALASMMCSDDTTESVDFAKVEEMFRQALRMREELLGSSHLMVASTLFKLGKLLQAKGTKDAAAEAKVLFQRALDIRTSHQGVYHRESKLIRRTLMLLETSEVAARLGEKATRKARDPYALSGRTSLLSTRKTSRKNLAINQATVS, from the exons ATGGGAAAACTGAGGGACGGGACGAGTTTATCTGCAGCAAGAAGTCAAGCTGCTCGTAGAGAAGTCATTCGACCTTTTGTTTGCTCAACTTTTCAAGATTTTCACAGAGAAAGGGACTTCTTACAGGAGTGCATATTTCCTCAATTGAACACACTATGCAATACGCGAGGAATTTCGTTCCTACCGGTAGATTTACGCTGGAACAAGAGTCAGTCTCACCATAACAGTGAACATGTTCTTCGTATGTGTTTGGATAGCATTGGAAGATGTGCACCATTCTTCATTTGTCTGTTGGGCAACAGATACGGTGTTCATCGAGCTGCCGAGAATGAGGTAAAAGATCCAGCTACTGAGGAATGGCTGAACAGGAACTTTGAAACTGCATCGGCGTGTGGATATGATTGGGtgcttgaagaagaaaacag gTTTAACAGTATCACAGAGTTAGAAATTGTGCAAGCATCTTTCCGTAGAAAGTATGACTTTGGCTACTTTTACTTCCGGAGCAACACAAAAATGGAAGCGAATCTTCAAGATCCTGTGGATGTATCTGTTAAAGAAAGTTTAGTATCCCTGAACAAACCCGAAAGTCAATATGCCGCAAGGAAGCTAAGAGAGCTGAAACAGCAGATTATTGATACAG AGTTACCAGTTCGTCATTTTGCCTCTCTTGAAGAACTTGGAGAGCAGTTAATGAAAGACTGGGTTGCAGTTATAGAGGTTCATTATCCATCAATAAATCCACTGATATTTCCTACTACTGACTCAGAAGTGTGGCATGGATGGTCTGCCCAAGAGGCACTTGCTTCGAGgcattgtaatttatttgtgaAGACTCCACGAATAAGGGAGATAATAGAAGTGTTGAACCTTCATGCTGAAGTGGAACAGGGAATCAAAAGAAAGTCCAATATGGTGGCTCCAACAGCTGCAATCAGCACTTTTATGACCAGTCTTCCTGACAGTGACAAGGAAATCCTGCCACCGGTGTTGGTGCTTGCTG GTGAAAGTGGTTGTGGAAAATCCACTTGTGTAAGTCATTGGCTCAAACAGTTCACATCCAGCCATCCTCAAGTGGCCATCATTCCCCATTTTGTTGGTTGTGACTCTGGCAGCAGTGACATCAGCAATTTCATGCGTCGTTGCACCAATGAATTACGTCATCACTACCTTGATTCTGATATTTGTGATGTAATTGATATCCATGATGTGAGTGACTTTGCAAGGGTAACAGAGGCATTCAGAGCAGCCATATCTCTAG GCCCATGTGTTATAGTTTTGGATGGGACAAATCACTTAGGCCATGCCTTGGATCGTCCAGCACACACAGTAAAAGAGACAAAGTGGCTACCTTCTTTTGTCCCAGTGTCATGTAGAATAATTGTCACGACTACAAAAGCTGATATCACTTATTTGGAGCTCTCAAAGAGGAAAGATGCGTACTGTATTGATGTACCTCGATTTTTTGATGTGAAAGGAAAGAAAGACCTTTTAAGAGAATATGTGGGTTCTAACTACAAGTTTCTGGATGCCGCTGTTGTCTCTGAGGTAACCTCCTCTAATCTTGCGCATTTACCGATGTACTACGTTGCGCTTGCAAGTGAGCTACGTATCTTGGGTGCTCACAAGAATTCTCAGAGATTATTAGACTCATATACCCATGCCCCAACATTGTTTGACTTGTGGAGTTTGATATTTCGCCGCTGGACTCATGAATATGGTTGGTTACGGGCTGCTGCCTCTCGCAGTCCAGTTCCCACCATGAAGGCTCAGGTATCACGTGATCGTATGAACAGTGGATGGATTGCTGATGTCTTAAGACTGATTGCCCTATCACGTGAGGGATTATCTGAAAATGAGGCTTTGAGTGCTCTTAAAGTCATGGGTTATGTGAACAAGTATGAAGTTACCAAAGCCCACTGGGAAATATTTCGACTTGCTGCGCAACACGCCCTGATGGAAATGCCTTCTGGGTTGTTGACCTTTTCTCACCAGTCAGCCCGAGCTGCGGTGGAAATTGCGTTGCTCGGTAATCTGACGTCTCCCTCTCAGGAAAGAGCCATTTCCCCCTTTCAAGAATCATGGGAACGACAGAAACAACAAGGACATGCAGTGCTAGCAAGTTTCTTTTCAAAAGAACTCTCGTGCAGGCGCACAGTCAATGAGTTACCATGGCAACTAAGAATTGGCGGGAATTTTGAACAGTTAAGTTCCACTATTTGCAAGCCCAGTATGTTTTTAAGGTTGGCGGGCGTCAGGGGTGAAGAGCGTGGAAAGATCGATTTTATGTTGTATTGGAGAATCTTGAAACAGAAGGGTTACAAGCCTGAAGAGATCTTGTATCAGATGTGCATCAAAGTTGAAGAGACGTTGTTTAATAAGACAAATGAGTCAGCTACTGGAGAATTGGATGTCATTTCTCAAAAAATAGCGGAATTATCAGCCGTCGAGGATGTTTGTCAAAAAGACGACAATGAACAGTTAAATCAGCTTGAAGTTGCGCTTATTCACTTCTCCGCTGGGAAATTTCTCATTCAAGATGGAAATGATATCATGGCGCAAAATCTATTTCTGAGTGCATATAAGATGGCTTACCCCGTAGTTTCATTAAGTGATATTTACTTGCTGTTTGACATCCAGGAGTCACTGGGCAATCTTTATCTAAAACTCTCAGAAACAAACAAGGCGGTGTTTTGGTTTAATGGTGCTTTAAAGGCCGCTAAAGAAATAGCAAGCAAG GTTGATCAAACGGCGATGATGGGGCGAATTCTGGATCAACTGGCAATGTGTCGACTTCCAAATGAGGTGGTTCTCCCAGTAGAAGTTGATGAGCAGTCACGTGCGTCCACGTGGACGGCGGGAAGAGTTAATACCAATGTGACATCCGAAATTCAAGAATTTGAAGGAAACAACGAACGGCATGTCAGCAGTACTTTGGATGAGGCTTTAAGACATTTGAAACTCGCCAATGATGTTCCGG GTCAGAGTAGCGTTTATTTTCACATGGGATTGTTGGCAGCAACGCAAAGGCGAACAGGCGATGCAGTGTGCTTATTTCACAAATCTCTGAAGATGAGAAAGGAATGGTACGGCTTGTCCCATCCTCTGGTAGCGGAGATCCATGATGCATTGGCGTCGATGATGTGTTCTGACGATACAACTGAGTCTGTAGATTTCGCGAAAGTGGAGGAAATGTTTCGGCAGGCCCTACGTATGCGAGAGGAATTGTTAGGCTCGTCCCATTTGATGGTTGCAAGCACTTTGTTTAAGCTAG GTAAACTTCTTCAAGCCAAGGGCACGAAAGATGCAGCAGCAGAGGCCAAAGTACTTTTTCAGAGAGCGCTAGACATACGAACCTCTCATCAAGGTGTGTACCACAGAGAATCCAAGTTGATTAGGCGAACTCTCATGTTGCTAGAAACATCAGAGGTGGCTGCGAGACTTGGCGAaaaagcaacaagaaaggcgAGAGACCCATATGCTTTGAGCGGAAGGACAAGTCTCTTATCAACGCGGAAAACATCCCGCAAGAACCTTGCCATCAATCAAGCAACTGTGTCATAG
- the LOC136911993 gene encoding origin recognition complex subunit 5-like, whose protein sequence is MAAVSGLFNEEILQNVYSKISGRKPEVKTLLTLFGPRSSCPCPAIFICGHTATGKSFVVQTLLQEMQLPHVTVNCVETFTARLIYEHILYLIQDMDQQAKSNVPPKCDNMTDFIRQLKIYLSSRNFTNETFFIVLDKAERLRDMEAFALPAFLRLQELTQLNICVVLLSQIVWEKFQVGTGFYEPVSIHFPDYCKAELLQIMEKDCPSSYPVEFYKAYCQLLASVFYSVCRDLNELRYLAILHFSKYCEPVDSGEAELTDIRKLWRNIEPHLKKALNTVYLREISSDHWQNVMGQNTLADSDSQEEQGLFVRSHIELPFYTKYLLIAAYLASYNPAHTDKRFFTKQGKRGLSNRAKAAAKGKKSNTQLTGPKNFQLDRLMAIFYSIVEDNVVPSASILCQISSLVSLNLLAQVTSDDQIDCPKYKCLVNFQTICDIAKQLKFEIMHYLYDFV, encoded by the exons atggcggctgtTTCTGGGCTCTTCAATGAAGAAATTCTTCAGAATGTTTACAGCAAAATAAGTGGTCGAAAACCAGAAGTAAAGACCCTGCTGACACTTTTTGGACCAAGGTCTTCATGTCCGTGCCCTGCAATATTTATCTGTGGCCACACGGCGACTGGAAAGAGTTTTGTTGTGCAAACGCTGCTGCAAGAAATGCAG CTTCCACATGTCACAGTGAATTGTGTGGAGACTTTTACAGCACGCTTGATTTATGAACACATTTTATACCTGATACAAGACATGGATCAGCAAGCTAAATCCAATGTTCCACCCAAATGTGACAACATGACCGATTTTATTCGACAACTTAAAATTTATCTGTCATCAAGAAACTTTacaaatgaaacatttttcattgTGCTTGATAAAGCAGAGAGACTGCGTGATATGGAGGCTTTTGCATTACCAGCGTTTTTAAGACTTCAGGAGCTAACACAACTTAATATCTGTGTAGTCCTGCTAAGTCAAATCGTGTGGGAGAAATTCCAAGTTGGGACTGGATTTTATGAGCCTGTGAGCATCCACTTTCCTGATTATTGTAAAGCAGAATTGCTTCAGATTATGGAGAAAGATTGCCCTTCATCATATCCTGTGGAATTTTATAAGGCATACTGCCAGCTTCTTGCAAGTGTGTTTTATTCAGTATGTCGGGATCTAAATGAATTACGGTATCTG GCTATCCTGCATTTCTCCAAATACTGTGAACCAGTTGATTCAGGTGAAGCTGAATTAACGGACATCCGTAAGCTGTGGCGCAACATAGAGCCACACCTGAAGAAAGCACTGAATACCGTTTATCTGAGGGAGATTTCAAGTGATCACTGGCAGAATGTTATGGGGCAAAACACACTGGCTGACAGTGACAGCCAGGAAGAACAAG GTTTGTTTGTTCGTTCACACATTGAACTGCCATTTTACACCAAATATTTGCTGATCGCAGCATACCTTGCATCATACAATCCTGCCCACACAGACAAACGTTTCTTTACCAAACAAGGAAAACGAGGGTTAAGCAACAGAGCAAAAGCGGctgcaaagggaaaaaaatccaacactcaacttacag GCCCCAAGAATTTCCAGTTGGATCGACTTATGGCAATATTCTACAGTATTGTGGAGGATAATGTAGTCCCCTCTGCCAGCATCCTCTGTCAAATTTCATCTCTGGTTTCACTGAACTTGTTGGCTCAAGTCACCTCAGACGATCAGATAGACTGCCCGAAATACAAGTGccttgtaaattttcagacCATTTGTGACATTGCTAAGCAGCTCAAGTTCGAAATCATGCATTACTTGTACGACTTTGTTTGA